The genomic stretch CAAAAGTATACTTTCTTTCCCCTGCATTTGAATTTTCCACTTGCCCATTAATGACAAATTAATTGTTCTtgtaattaatgaaaatattattttaattttttaaattatatattatctaGAAAAAACTCTACTGAGATAGATCTAAAGACCCGGATTGACGGAGAGATCCAGTATTTTTCAGATTAGGAGGACACAGTATTTCAAAGATAATAAATTTACCCTAATAAATGTGATAGATTGAACACAGTTTTGATGAGAGtactaaaagaatttttttgttgcAGCTAGATAAAATGGTTTGTAATTTTAAGAATAATGGTGATAATAgcaaaacttttttgaaaaaataattatgaggTAGGAACTCACTGCCAAATACTAAACTATTTTTCAACcttacaaataattataatacttcGGCACTACACGTAGACTGATCAGCAGAacaataaaaactgaagaaacaatTTTAAGCGAAATATTCAATATATGATCAATTAAGCTCCTCAAATCAGTGGAGACAGTATTTATTATGTTATATTGATTAGTCAgctagttaattttttaaaagttaattctcTATACAAGAAGCCAAGTCCGGATCATTAGAgagctaaatttttttaaatagttctatCCTTTATTAGTAAGATATACTGAAAATTGGTACACTTTTGGTGGAAGAGAATTTAGCAACACACCTGGAAGAtcttaaaattctctattttgttcatctTGTTCtattctccattctccttccatagaaattctctatttctccatctTGTTCTGTTTCTAGGAAGTTAGTATATGGAGTATATTTCCCCTGTAtatgaaggagaaaaactttCCAAAGTGGTACGGTGTTATGAAAATActgttggagaaagaaaatacttgtaTATATGTAGagataaaaacagaatattttattctctttgctttttatgtATCCTCTACAATGTTAAAGTTTTATGATGGGGCACAaaacattaaatgagaaaagaaggagaaagcctAGGTCTTGAGGGTTTAAAAGAATTAACTGAAACAGAACAAAAGGAAGCAGCATAAGCTAGAGTGTTTCCTTTTaggtcccctcccccaacccagagGGACTTCCCGCCACAGCTCTTTCGGTTTTCACTCTGGTCCGCAGAGGTTACCTATAAAAGGGAGCTGCGAACACtgacttcattttcttgcttCACTGACTTCCTGAGGATGTCTGGACGTGGCAAAGGTGGAAAGGGTCTGGGTAAAGGTGGTGCCAAGCGCCACCGTAAGGTGCTGCGGGACAACATCCAGGGCATCACCAAGCCTGCCATTCGGCGTCTGGCCCGGCGTGGGGGTGTCAAGCGCATCTCCGGTCTCATCTACGAGGAGACCCGCGGGGTGCTCAAGGTCTTCTTGGAGAATGTGATCCGGGACGCGGTCACCTACACCGAGCACGCCAAGCGCAAGACGGTCACCGCCATGGACGTGGTCTACGCTCTCAAGCGCCAGGGGCGCACTCTTTATGGCTTCGGCGGCTAAGATAAAAAGCACTTGCAACCTAGTCGTTTACTAAAAAGGCCCTTTTTAGGGCCCCCAAGTTTTCACCGAAAGAGCTGGGCTGAAGTGATTACCTGCAAAGAAGTTTCTTCAGAAAGCTATTATTAATGAGTTCTTTAGAGCGGTTGTATAAGGTCA from Equus przewalskii isolate Varuska chromosome 19, EquPr2, whole genome shotgun sequence encodes the following:
- the LOC103563926 gene encoding histone H4, coding for MSGRGKGGKGLGKGGAKRHRKVLRDNIQGITKPAIRRLARRGGVKRISGLIYEETRGVLKVFLENVIRDAVTYTEHAKRKTVTAMDVVYALKRQGRTLYGFGG